The Desmodus rotundus isolate HL8 chromosome 3, HLdesRot8A.1, whole genome shotgun sequence genome includes a region encoding these proteins:
- the NPFF gene encoding LOW QUALITY PROTEIN: pro-FMRFamide-related neuropeptide FF (The sequence of the model RefSeq protein was modified relative to this genomic sequence to represent the inferred CDS: inserted 2 bases in 1 codon) — MDSRQAAVLLVVLLLITDWGHAGEPSNLDGGQIFTVSERPLPTSLFPSASACDFCSRFKHSSGKGLHWGLTSEERAPTTCHWKLHPSSGDLNVESLXPHSLLDVPVPQEEDPGPLPVQDSEAPRSLLLSLLQTMWRPSRSSAFLFQPQRFGRNTRGSWRNQRLSTRAGEELSSLFWSLAAPQRFGKK, encoded by the exons ATGGATTCCAGGCAGGCAGCAGTGCTGCTGGTGGTGCTGCTTTTAATAACAGACTGGGGCCACGCTGGAGAACCAAGCAACCTGGATGGCGGTCAGATCTTCACGGTAAGTGAGCGCCCCCTCCCCACATCACTATTTCCCTCTGCCTCAGCGTGCGACTTCTGCTCTAGGTTCAAACACTCCAGTGGCAAGGGTCTTCACTGGGGCCTCACATCTGAGGAAAGGGCTCCTACAACTTGCCACTGGAAGCTACATCCTTCTTCCGGTGACCTGAATGTCGAGTCTTT GCCACATTCCCTCCTGGATGTCCCTGTACCACAGGAGGAAGACCCTGGACCCCTCCCAGTGCAAGATTCTGAGGCCCCTAGGTCACTCTTGCTCTCCCTGCTCCAGACCATGTGGAGACCCAGCCGGAGCTCAGCCTTCCTGTTTCAGCCCCAGAG GTTTGGCAGAAACACCCGGGGCTCCTGGAGGAACCAACGGCTGAGTACCCGAGCTGGGGAGGAGCTGAGCTCCCTGTTCTGGAGTCTGGCTGCCCCTCAGCGCTTTGGGAAGAAGTGA
- the TARBP2 gene encoding RISC-loading complex subunit TARBP2 isoform X3, with product MSEEEQGSGTTTGCGLPSIEQMLAANPGKTPISLLQEYGTRIGKTPVYDLLKAEGQAHQPNFTFRVTVGDTSCTDSSLPEDFPVFTAAAAATPVPSAVPTRSPPMEVQPPVSPQQSECNPVGALQELVVQKGWRLPEYTVTQESGPAHRKEFTMTCRVERFIEIGSGTSKKLAKRNAAAKMLLRVHTVPLDARDGNEAEPEDDHFSIGVGSRLDGLRNRGPGCTWDSLRNSVGEKILSLRSCSLGSLGALGPACCSILSELSEEQAFHVSYLDIEELSLSGLCQCLVELSTQPATVCHGSATTREAARGEAARRALQYLKIMAGSK from the exons atgagtgaagaggagCAGGGCTCCGGCACTACCACAGGCTGCGGGCTGCCCAG TATAGAGCAAATGCTGGCAGCCAACCCGGGCAAGACCCCGATCAGCCTTCTTCAGGAGTATGGGACCAGAATAGGGAAGACGCCCGTGTACGACCTTCTCAAAGCCGAGGGCCAAGCCCACCAGCCTAATTTCACCTTTCGGGTCACCGTTGGCGACACCAGCTGCACTG ACTCTTCACTGCCTGAGGACTTTCCGGTTTTTACTGCTGCAGCCGCTGCTACTCCTGTTCCATCTGCTGTCCCAACCAG GAGCCCCCCCATGGAGGTGCAGCCCCCTGTCTCTCCTCAGCAATCTGAGTGCAACCCAGTCGGCGCTCTGCAG GAGCTGGTGGTGCAGAAGGGCTGGCGGTTGCCTGAGTACACGGTGACTCAGGAGTCTGGGCCAGCCCACCGCAAAGAGTTTACCATGACCTGCCGAGTGGAGCGTTTCATTGAGATTG GCAGTGGCACTTCCAAAAAGCTGGCAAAGCGTAATGCGGCAGCCAAAATGCTGCTTCGAGTGCACACAGTGCCTCTGGATGCCCGGGATGGGAATGAGGCAGAGCCTGAAGATGACCACTTCTCCATT GGTGTGGGCTCGCGCCTGGATGGACTTCGGAACCGGGGCCCAGGCTGCACCTGGGATTCTCTGCGAAATTCAGTGGGAGAGAAGATCTTGTCCCTTCGCAGCTGCTCCCTGGGCTCCTTAGGtgctctgggccctgcctgctgcaGTATCCTCAGTGAGCTTTCTGAGGAGCAGGCCTTCCATGTCAGCTACCTGGATATTG AGGAGTTGAGCCTGAGTGGGCTCTGCCAGTGCCTGGTGGAGCTGTCCACACAGCCGGCCACCGTGTGTCATGGTTCTGCAACCACCAGGGAGGCAGCTCGAGGTGAGGCTGCCCGCCGTGCCCTGCAGTACCTCAAGATCATGGCAGGCAGCAAGTAA
- the TARBP2 gene encoding RISC-loading complex subunit TARBP2 isoform X1 yields MSEEEQGSGTTTGCGLPSIEQMLAANPGKTPISLLQEYGTRIGKTPVYDLLKAEGQAHQPNFTFRVTVGDTSCTGQGPSKKAAKHKAAEVALKHLKGGSMLEPALEDSSSFSPLDSSLPEDFPVFTAAAAATPVPSAVPTRSPPMEVQPPVSPQQSECNPVGALQELVVQKGWRLPEYTVTQESGPAHRKEFTMTCRVERFIEIGSGTSKKLAKRNAAAKMLLRVHTVPLDARDGNEAEPEDDHFSIGVGSRLDGLRNRGPGCTWDSLRNSVGEKILSLRSCSLGSLGALGPACCSILSELSEEQAFHVSYLDIEELSLSGLCQCLVELSTQPATVCHGSATTREAARGEAARRALQYLKIMAGSK; encoded by the exons atgagtgaagaggagCAGGGCTCCGGCACTACCACAGGCTGCGGGCTGCCCAG TATAGAGCAAATGCTGGCAGCCAACCCGGGCAAGACCCCGATCAGCCTTCTTCAGGAGTATGGGACCAGAATAGGGAAGACGCCCGTGTACGACCTTCTCAAAGCCGAGGGCCAAGCCCACCAGCCTAATTTCACCTTTCGGGTCACCGTTGGCGACACCAGCTGCACTG GTCAGGGCcccagcaagaaggcagccaagcACAAGGCAGCTGAGGTGGCCCTCAAACACCTCAAAGGGGGGAGCATGCTGGAGCCGGCCCTGGAGGACAGCAG TTCTTTTTCTCCCCTAGACTCTTCACTGCCTGAGGACTTTCCGGTTTTTACTGCTGCAGCCGCTGCTACTCCTGTTCCATCTGCTGTCCCAACCAG GAGCCCCCCCATGGAGGTGCAGCCCCCTGTCTCTCCTCAGCAATCTGAGTGCAACCCAGTCGGCGCTCTGCAG GAGCTGGTGGTGCAGAAGGGCTGGCGGTTGCCTGAGTACACGGTGACTCAGGAGTCTGGGCCAGCCCACCGCAAAGAGTTTACCATGACCTGCCGAGTGGAGCGTTTCATTGAGATTG GCAGTGGCACTTCCAAAAAGCTGGCAAAGCGTAATGCGGCAGCCAAAATGCTGCTTCGAGTGCACACAGTGCCTCTGGATGCCCGGGATGGGAATGAGGCAGAGCCTGAAGATGACCACTTCTCCATT GGTGTGGGCTCGCGCCTGGATGGACTTCGGAACCGGGGCCCAGGCTGCACCTGGGATTCTCTGCGAAATTCAGTGGGAGAGAAGATCTTGTCCCTTCGCAGCTGCTCCCTGGGCTCCTTAGGtgctctgggccctgcctgctgcaGTATCCTCAGTGAGCTTTCTGAGGAGCAGGCCTTCCATGTCAGCTACCTGGATATTG AGGAGTTGAGCCTGAGTGGGCTCTGCCAGTGCCTGGTGGAGCTGTCCACACAGCCGGCCACCGTGTGTCATGGTTCTGCAACCACCAGGGAGGCAGCTCGAGGTGAGGCTGCCCGCCGTGCCCTGCAGTACCTCAAGATCATGGCAGGCAGCAAGTAA
- the TARBP2 gene encoding RISC-loading complex subunit TARBP2 isoform X2: protein MLAANPGKTPISLLQEYGTRIGKTPVYDLLKAEGQAHQPNFTFRVTVGDTSCTGQGPSKKAAKHKAAEVALKHLKGGSMLEPALEDSSSFSPLDSSLPEDFPVFTAAAAATPVPSAVPTRSPPMEVQPPVSPQQSECNPVGALQELVVQKGWRLPEYTVTQESGPAHRKEFTMTCRVERFIEIGSGTSKKLAKRNAAAKMLLRVHTVPLDARDGNEAEPEDDHFSIGVGSRLDGLRNRGPGCTWDSLRNSVGEKILSLRSCSLGSLGALGPACCSILSELSEEQAFHVSYLDIEELSLSGLCQCLVELSTQPATVCHGSATTREAARGEAARRALQYLKIMAGSK, encoded by the exons ATGCTGGCAGCCAACCCGGGCAAGACCCCGATCAGCCTTCTTCAGGAGTATGGGACCAGAATAGGGAAGACGCCCGTGTACGACCTTCTCAAAGCCGAGGGCCAAGCCCACCAGCCTAATTTCACCTTTCGGGTCACCGTTGGCGACACCAGCTGCACTG GTCAGGGCcccagcaagaaggcagccaagcACAAGGCAGCTGAGGTGGCCCTCAAACACCTCAAAGGGGGGAGCATGCTGGAGCCGGCCCTGGAGGACAGCAG TTCTTTTTCTCCCCTAGACTCTTCACTGCCTGAGGACTTTCCGGTTTTTACTGCTGCAGCCGCTGCTACTCCTGTTCCATCTGCTGTCCCAACCAG GAGCCCCCCCATGGAGGTGCAGCCCCCTGTCTCTCCTCAGCAATCTGAGTGCAACCCAGTCGGCGCTCTGCAG GAGCTGGTGGTGCAGAAGGGCTGGCGGTTGCCTGAGTACACGGTGACTCAGGAGTCTGGGCCAGCCCACCGCAAAGAGTTTACCATGACCTGCCGAGTGGAGCGTTTCATTGAGATTG GCAGTGGCACTTCCAAAAAGCTGGCAAAGCGTAATGCGGCAGCCAAAATGCTGCTTCGAGTGCACACAGTGCCTCTGGATGCCCGGGATGGGAATGAGGCAGAGCCTGAAGATGACCACTTCTCCATT GGTGTGGGCTCGCGCCTGGATGGACTTCGGAACCGGGGCCCAGGCTGCACCTGGGATTCTCTGCGAAATTCAGTGGGAGAGAAGATCTTGTCCCTTCGCAGCTGCTCCCTGGGCTCCTTAGGtgctctgggccctgcctgctgcaGTATCCTCAGTGAGCTTTCTGAGGAGCAGGCCTTCCATGTCAGCTACCTGGATATTG AGGAGTTGAGCCTGAGTGGGCTCTGCCAGTGCCTGGTGGAGCTGTCCACACAGCCGGCCACCGTGTGTCATGGTTCTGCAACCACCAGGGAGGCAGCTCGAGGTGAGGCTGCCCGCCGTGCCCTGCAGTACCTCAAGATCATGGCAGGCAGCAAGTAA